One genomic segment of Deinococcus reticulitermitis includes these proteins:
- a CDS encoding helix-turn-helix domain-containing protein, with product MNLDMLLRLSGLSQARLAQRTGLRPGTVSALASGKARGIQFDTLTRILDGLWDELGKPFGVENLLHYESERHETLPDGRVIATDQYGLRYYLEEDGLYRPVPRRRL from the coding sequence ATGAATCTGGATATGCTGCTCCGCCTCTCTGGTCTCTCGCAGGCGCGTCTGGCTCAACGCACGGGTCTGCGACCCGGAACCGTCAGTGCGCTCGCGTCTGGCAAGGCCAGAGGGATTCAGTTCGACACCCTCACCCGGATTCTGGATGGCCTGTGGGACGAGTTGGGCAAGCCGTTCGGCGTCGAGAACCTGCTCCACTACGAGAGCGAGCGCCACGAGACACTCCCTGACGGCAGAGTCATCGCCACTGACCAGTACGGCCTGCGCTACTACCTAGAGGAAGACGGCCTCTACAGGCCCGTGCCGCGCCGCCGTCTCTAG